A single Natranaerobius thermophilus JW/NM-WN-LF DNA region contains:
- a CDS encoding HD domain-containing phosphohydrolase has protein sequence MDNERLNNQKSEQEFMKSLSRLAEKNYQMPLGTVDYQFITDELYYLSGARAVILNTYEKDNEKSITRAASGSKEVLTKACEILNTKLIGQKWDVNFKRLENMQNGSQQAWQLEEYHSLQEIASGIISKEKSQLLEKELDLGTAYGIIIFYNNRVIGDILFAMPKDARIYNSEKIELYVKNVGITLMRTEAEKSLKENWDLLDGVFESIQDGISVLNNDLTIRYTNRIIAEWHYKNYPFNGKKCYHAYHDRDKPCDRCPSIRALETGEMEQEEITVTTDVGGKWLELYSYPLFENGSDHPTGVVEFVRDITDRKHSTEKLRKNKQYFEHILDSTYDPLCVLNRDLEIVSLNKHYRDILAEYTGKSLCQRDLVGKDLFSMQDFLPDFLKDECHQVFNNGTPLIKEEKFKINGEQYYVEVTKSPVFGDNGKVKFVIIVVRDITELKKKELQLKESERKFRQLAENIDHVFWMRSKDNQKVIYVNPAYETVWKRPRQELYQRADAFIKYVHPDDKYHVKQEYKEFLQTGIFNSEYRIVRPDGEVRWIWSRSNPVMDENGRVIRYAGLAVDITERKQAEEKIRYLSFYDRVTGLYNRAYLEEEIERLDVERQLPISIIIADVNGLKLINDTFGHDRGDDLLENAAGILKKVCRQEDIIGRWGGDEFVILLPQTSYTNAQQVLSRIHNECKRYELQTFALGVATKTSKEQSIKQVFKRAEERMYKNKLQESSKAKSDIITSLINTLLDKSDECSDHLKRVTELAQEMGRALKLSKQELERLADLAYVHDIGKVVIPEEIFNKSEKLTNEDWIKIKAHPEIGQRIARSTENLVHIAEEIGTHHERWDGQGYPSGLKGEEIPLLARIISIVDAYDVMTRGRIYQAAISSEKALKEIEQKAGTQFDPHLAEVFINEVNPNN, from the coding sequence ATGGATAATGAGAGATTAAATAATCAAAAAAGTGAACAAGAATTTATGAAAAGTTTATCCAGACTGGCGGAAAAGAATTATCAAATGCCTCTAGGGACGGTGGATTATCAATTTATAACAGATGAACTGTATTATCTATCGGGAGCTCGGGCTGTGATTTTAAATACATACGAAAAAGATAATGAAAAAAGTATTACCAGGGCTGCTAGCGGATCAAAAGAAGTTTTAACTAAAGCCTGTGAAATCTTAAACACAAAACTAATAGGTCAGAAGTGGGATGTAAACTTTAAACGTTTGGAAAACATGCAAAACGGTAGCCAACAGGCCTGGCAGCTTGAGGAGTATCATAGTTTACAAGAAATAGCTTCTGGTATCATTTCAAAAGAAAAATCACAACTTCTTGAAAAAGAATTAGATTTAGGGACTGCTTATGGAATTATTATATTTTACAATAATCGGGTGATTGGCGATATTCTTTTTGCCATGCCTAAAGATGCCAGGATTTATAACTCTGAAAAGATAGAACTGTACGTCAAAAATGTCGGTATAACCCTGATGCGAACAGAAGCGGAGAAGTCCTTAAAAGAAAATTGGGATCTTTTGGATGGGGTCTTTGAGAGCATACAGGATGGCATATCAGTTTTGAATAATGATCTGACCATTCGCTATACTAACCGTATTATAGCTGAATGGCATTATAAAAATTATCCTTTTAATGGTAAAAAATGCTACCATGCCTATCATGATAGGGACAAGCCCTGTGATAGATGCCCATCAATCCGAGCTCTGGAAACAGGGGAAATGGAACAGGAAGAGATAACAGTTACTACTGATGTGGGTGGTAAATGGCTCGAACTTTATAGTTATCCCCTTTTTGAAAATGGCAGTGACCATCCTACAGGGGTAGTTGAATTTGTCAGAGATATTACGGATCGGAAACATTCCACGGAGAAATTGAGAAAAAATAAACAGTATTTTGAACATATTTTGGATTCTACTTATGACCCCTTGTGTGTACTTAATCGGGATTTGGAAATAGTATCACTAAATAAACATTACAGGGACATACTCGCAGAATATACAGGTAAATCCTTATGCCAGAGAGATTTAGTTGGTAAGGATCTGTTTTCAATGCAGGACTTTTTGCCCGATTTTTTGAAGGATGAATGTCATCAAGTTTTTAATAATGGAACTCCTTTGATAAAAGAAGAGAAATTCAAAATAAATGGAGAGCAATATTATGTTGAAGTCACCAAGTCTCCTGTTTTTGGAGACAATGGGAAAGTCAAGTTTGTAATAATTGTTGTCAGGGATATTACCGAGCTCAAGAAAAAAGAATTACAGCTAAAGGAAAGTGAACGTAAGTTCCGCCAGTTGGCAGAAAATATTGATCATGTCTTTTGGATGCGTTCAAAGGACAATCAAAAGGTGATATATGTAAATCCTGCTTATGAAACTGTGTGGAAACGACCTCGCCAGGAGCTGTATCAACGGGCAGATGCCTTTATTAAATATGTTCATCCTGATGACAAATATCATGTTAAACAGGAATATAAAGAGTTTTTGCAAACGGGAATATTCAACAGCGAGTACCGCATTGTACGTCCCGATGGAGAAGTCAGGTGGATATGGTCCAGGTCAAATCCCGTTATGGACGAGAACGGCCGTGTGATTAGATATGCCGGGTTGGCTGTAGATATTACTGAACGGAAACAGGCCGAGGAAAAAATTAGATACTTGAGTTTTTACGATCGAGTGACTGGGCTGTATAACCGGGCTTATCTGGAAGAAGAAATCGAGCGCCTTGATGTGGAGAGACAACTTCCAATAAGCATTATTATTGCCGATGTTAATGGATTGAAACTAATCAATGATACATTTGGCCATGATAGGGGAGATGATCTACTGGAAAACGCAGCCGGTATTTTAAAGAAGGTTTGTCGCCAGGAAGATATTATCGGCCGTTGGGGAGGGGATGAGTTTGTCATTTTATTACCCCAGACTAGCTATACCAATGCCCAACAAGTGTTATCTAGAATCCACAATGAATGCAAACGCTATGAGCTTCAAACCTTTGCCCTGGGAGTAGCTACTAAAACAAGTAAGGAGCAATCGATTAAGCAGGTCTTTAAAAGGGCAGAGGAGCGCATGTACAAAAACAAATTACAAGAAAGCAGTAAAGCTAAAAGCGATATAATTACTTCTCTGATTAACACCTTACTAGATAAAAGTGATGAATGTAGTGACCATTTGAAGCGAGTTACAGAATTAGCCCAGGAAATGGGCAGAGCCTTGAAATTATCCAAACAAGAGCTAGAGAGATTAGCTGACCTGGCTTATGTACATGATATTGGGAAAGTAGTGATTCCTGAGGAAATTTTTAATAAATCCGAAAAATTGACTAATGAAGATTGGATCAAAATTAAGGCTCATCCAGAAATAGGTCAACGGATTGCACGCTCTACCGAAAATCTAGTACACATAGCAGAAGAAATTGGGACTCACCATGAACGTTGGGATGGTCAGGGATATCCTTCAGGTCTTAAAGGTGAAGAAATTCCACTTTTGGCAAGGATAATATCTATAGTAGATGCCTATGATGTGATGACAAGGGGCAGGATTTATCAAGCAGCAATTTCTTCGGAAAAGGCCTTAAAAGAAATTGAACAAAAAGCAGGAACCCAATTTGATCCTCATCTGGCTGAAGTGTTTATAAATGAAGTGAATCCAAATAATTAA
- a CDS encoding ISLre2-like element ISNth2 family transposase, translating to MEIIQLVEEKILQVSEKVLNVLDGEIEYDTFTKLLKEELDGLGSDILKEVLEALDAQIKENRRDRKGWVVERKADPKSILTPFGDMVYNRTYYKNKETGEYKYLADEKAGITSHMRVDSTLKSDIADAATKVSYEKATEEVSRFNQDLKLSKQTVANTVKEFELEPLEQPEEKKKVSNLYIEADEDHLSMQTSKRSETKLIYVHEGIKGKKRRSLKNCQHFTTITESPDKFWLTVCDYIESHYDTKDTNIFISGDGAKWIRVGEEYIPNATYILDKFHLSKYIIAATGHAPKLRRQIYKNIKNLDQEAVFENLQEALTKADTEARQKRIMATIKYIKNNWDGIEASVNHPEVGCSAEGHVSHILASRMSSRPMAWSEKGATKMAEMLATKANGKSVKEAYLSTKGRQEAEIVNLQNQIKQELKKLTTKKKLGKANNGNVPLMNGKYNLTRTAIKGLNRKQII from the coding sequence ATGGAAATAATTCAACTTGTAGAAGAAAAAATCCTTCAAGTTTCAGAAAAAGTGTTAAATGTTTTAGACGGAGAAATAGAGTACGATACATTCACAAAGCTACTAAAAGAAGAGCTAGACGGTTTAGGTAGTGATATTCTTAAAGAAGTACTAGAAGCATTGGATGCCCAAATAAAAGAAAATAGAAGAGATCGTAAAGGTTGGGTCGTAGAAAGGAAAGCTGACCCCAAGAGTATCTTAACCCCATTTGGTGATATGGTATACAACCGAACATATTATAAAAATAAAGAAACAGGTGAATATAAATATCTAGCTGATGAAAAAGCTGGCATAACCTCACATATGCGAGTAGATTCTACTTTAAAATCAGATATAGCTGATGCAGCCACTAAGGTGTCGTATGAGAAAGCGACAGAAGAAGTGAGTAGGTTTAACCAAGACCTAAAATTAAGTAAACAGACAGTAGCCAATACAGTGAAAGAATTTGAATTAGAACCTCTAGAGCAACCAGAAGAAAAGAAAAAAGTATCAAACCTTTACATAGAGGCAGATGAAGATCATTTGTCTATGCAAACTTCGAAGAGATCTGAAACAAAGCTAATTTATGTCCATGAAGGAATAAAAGGTAAAAAACGTAGATCTCTTAAAAATTGTCAACATTTCACAACAATAACTGAATCCCCGGATAAATTTTGGTTAACAGTATGTGACTATATCGAATCACATTATGACACAAAGGACACAAATATTTTCATATCAGGAGATGGGGCTAAATGGATCCGAGTAGGTGAAGAATATATCCCAAATGCGACATATATATTGGATAAATTTCATCTATCCAAATACATAATAGCAGCTACCGGTCATGCCCCAAAGCTAAGGAGACAGATATATAAGAACATTAAAAACCTAGATCAAGAAGCAGTATTTGAAAATTTACAAGAAGCACTTACAAAGGCAGATACAGAAGCTAGACAGAAACGCATAATGGCAACAATTAAATATATTAAAAACAACTGGGATGGCATAGAGGCATCAGTAAACCACCCTGAAGTAGGTTGTAGTGCTGAAGGCCATGTAAGCCATATTTTAGCATCAAGAATGAGTAGTCGACCAATGGCCTGGAGTGAAAAAGGCGCAACTAAAATGGCCGAGATGTTGGCTACAAAAGCTAATGGAAAATCAGTAAAAGAAGCTTACTTATCCACAAAAGGTCGTCAAGAAGCTGAAATAGTTAACCTACAGAACCAAATAAAACAAGAACTAAAAAAACTTACAACTAAAAAGAAACTAGGAAAAGCCAACAATGGCAATGTACCTTTGATGAATGGAAAGTACAACTTAACAAGAACGGCTATAAAAGGGTTGAACAGGAAACAGATTATCTAG
- the carA gene encoding glutamine-hydrolyzing carbamoyl-phosphate synthase small subunit: MPDKLILEDGTEFEGTVVGHKVTVSGEVVFTTGMTGYQEVLTDPSYCNQIVTFTYPLIGNQGVNKQDFESKRPYLKGIVTKEICEHPSNWQSELPLAEYLRNCKVTAITGVDTRKVTKHIREKGTMKAWIICEDNSHESVNNDSSHYEIQETNLVEQVSTQEPYVLPGNNYRIALLDLGVRHSLLKALNNLGATVIVLPHDTPPEDILSYAPQGIVLSNGPGDPQEIMELTDTINEVLKHQIPLMGVCLGHQLLGLTLGYESLKMKFGHRGINHPVKNLETDTVNITSQNHGYVISSETVPANTEITHINLNDQTVEGIKHKQLPVFSVQFHPEAGLLDLGDQQEKAELSIDKFMKLVQDYQSRKYLGHKYLESDISSASQINQGDDANHTDKGEQSHA, encoded by the coding sequence ATGCCGGATAAACTGATACTGGAAGATGGTACTGAATTTGAAGGAACGGTTGTTGGCCACAAAGTTACTGTTTCTGGGGAAGTAGTATTTACTACCGGAATGACAGGTTATCAAGAAGTCCTGACTGACCCATCTTACTGCAATCAGATAGTTACCTTTACCTATCCCTTAATTGGAAATCAGGGAGTTAACAAACAGGATTTCGAATCGAAAAGGCCGTATTTAAAGGGAATTGTCACCAAGGAAATTTGTGAACACCCGAGTAACTGGCAGTCAGAACTTCCATTAGCAGAGTATCTCAGAAATTGTAAAGTCACAGCAATTACCGGAGTCGACACCAGAAAAGTGACAAAACACATTAGAGAAAAGGGTACCATGAAAGCTTGGATTATCTGTGAAGATAATTCCCATGAATCTGTTAACAACGATTCTAGTCATTATGAAATCCAAGAAACCAACCTGGTTGAACAGGTTTCTACCCAAGAACCTTACGTACTGCCAGGAAACAACTACCGCATAGCCCTCCTCGATCTGGGGGTCAGGCATAGTCTACTAAAAGCTCTTAACAACCTAGGAGCAACCGTCATAGTCCTCCCCCATGACACTCCACCAGAAGACATTCTCAGTTACGCTCCCCAGGGAATTGTACTATCCAATGGGCCAGGAGACCCCCAAGAAATAATGGAACTGACAGATACCATCAACGAGGTCTTGAAACACCAAATTCCTCTCATGGGAGTCTGTCTAGGACATCAACTCCTAGGACTCACTCTTGGTTATGAGTCACTCAAAATGAAATTTGGCCATAGAGGGATAAACCATCCCGTAAAAAACCTGGAAACAGATACGGTTAATATCACTTCTCAAAACCACGGTTATGTCATATCAAGTGAAACAGTCCCAGCTAACACGGAAATCACTCATATCAACTTAAATGACCAGACAGTTGAAGGAATTAAACACAAACAATTACCTGTTTTCTCCGTCCAATTCCACCCCGAGGCGGGGTTATTAGACTTGGGAGACCAGCAAGAGAAAGCTGAACTTTCCATAGATAAATTTATGAAACTGGTCCAAGACTATCAAAGTCGCAAATATTTAGGCCACAAGTATTTAGAAAGTGACATCTCTAGTGCTAGCCAAATTAATCAAGGTGATGACGCTAATCACACTGACAAGGGGGAACAGTCTCATGCCTAA
- the carB gene encoding carbamoyl-phosphate synthase large subunit produces MPKRNDLNKVLIIGSGPIIIGQAVEFDYAGTQACSVLREEGIEVVLVNSNPATIMTDTNMADKVYLEPLEKDYIIKIIEKERPDGLIATMGGQVGLNLAMELVDSGILDKYEVDLLGTTMSSIKKAEDRDVFKTTMNDIGEPIPESKIVSTVDQAKDFAKNIGYPVIVRPAYTLGGTGGGVAQNEQQLSQIASNGIRSSLINQILVERCVIGWKEVEYEVMRDKKGNCITICNMENMDPVGVHTGDSIVAAPSQTLTNQEHQMLRQAALKIIGELQIEGGCNIQFALDPHSNDYYVIEVNPRVSRSSALASKATGYPIARVASKIAIGYSLDEIYNQVTGKTSACFEPSLDYVVLKLPRFPFDKFDLADRQLGTQMKATGEVMSIGRNFENAFLKALRSLEIDLDDLHQSIQEVDKELRQEEILKQLGKQTDERMFWLLQAIRKQISLQDIHDLTSIDMFFLQKLKNIVSYELEFSQLESQFKAESDEKNVEEIEEKLVEKKISSSNQQLQLLSEAKEAGLSDTMISASTGLTEEQIKNIRLQHNITPAYKMVDTCAGEFEANTPYYYSAYNEENEAIPPSEPTHDKRVLVLGAGPIRIGQGVEFDYCSVHSVMALKDLGYESLIINNNPETVSTDFNISDRLYFEPLFTEDVNSVIAQEKPQGVITQFGGQTAVNLARPLANDGAEVLGTSVSDMDRAENRDKFDQLLNKLGIDRPKGKTATSTKEAKEIADELGYPLVVRPSYVLGGRAMEVVYTPEDLETYMTWAVEVSPEYPVLIDQFLQGMEIEIDAVCDGQDVIIPGIMEHIERAGVHSGDSMAMFPAKSLDEITRDKIVSYTEALAKGLNIKGIINIQYVVYNGKVYVIEVNPRASRTVPFISKITGIPMVKIATKAMMGQSFQDQGYKPGLMPEPDYYAVKAPVFSFAKLTRVDTSLGPEMKSTGEVMGIDYDLNTALYKAMLASGFSINLNGGVLVTVADRDKEAVRPLVERFQKLGLKIFATSGTAEFLRNQGIDVEQVPKIVDESPNIIDLIREGQINYVINTFTIGKEPARDGFKIRRAAVENGIPCLTSLDTASALLTAMESLDRGESKQVKSLQDYLKELSN; encoded by the coding sequence ATGCCTAAAAGAAATGATTTAAATAAAGTCTTAATAATCGGATCAGGCCCCATAATAATTGGCCAGGCTGTAGAGTTTGATTATGCCGGAACCCAGGCCTGCAGTGTCTTAAGAGAAGAAGGTATAGAAGTCGTTCTGGTAAATTCCAATCCAGCCACCATTATGACGGATACCAACATGGCCGACAAAGTTTATCTGGAACCTTTAGAAAAAGACTACATTATCAAAATCATTGAAAAAGAGCGCCCCGACGGCTTAATTGCCACTATGGGGGGACAGGTTGGTCTAAACCTGGCCATGGAATTAGTAGACAGTGGCATTTTAGATAAATACGAAGTAGATCTCTTGGGAACCACCATGAGTTCCATTAAAAAAGCTGAAGATAGAGATGTGTTTAAAACTACTATGAACGATATCGGAGAACCCATTCCTGAAAGTAAAATTGTCTCTACAGTAGATCAAGCCAAAGATTTTGCAAAGAATATTGGATATCCGGTAATAGTTAGACCAGCTTACACCCTGGGAGGCACGGGTGGCGGTGTTGCCCAAAATGAACAACAACTCAGCCAAATTGCCAGTAACGGTATCAGAAGTTCCTTAATCAATCAAATTTTGGTTGAACGCTGTGTTATTGGATGGAAAGAAGTAGAATACGAAGTCATGAGGGATAAAAAAGGGAATTGTATAACTATCTGTAATATGGAAAATATGGATCCTGTAGGTGTCCACACCGGTGACAGCATAGTGGCTGCTCCTTCCCAGACTTTAACCAATCAAGAACATCAAATGCTTCGCCAGGCAGCCCTAAAAATTATAGGTGAATTACAAATTGAAGGTGGCTGCAATATCCAGTTTGCCCTAGACCCCCACAGCAATGATTACTACGTTATCGAAGTAAATCCTAGGGTAAGCAGGTCCAGTGCCTTGGCTTCTAAAGCTACAGGTTACCCTATCGCTCGAGTGGCCTCTAAAATAGCCATTGGTTATAGCTTAGACGAAATCTACAATCAGGTAACAGGAAAAACCTCGGCATGTTTCGAACCTTCCCTGGATTACGTGGTCTTAAAACTGCCTCGCTTTCCCTTTGATAAGTTTGACCTGGCCGACAGGCAACTGGGAACCCAAATGAAAGCAACGGGAGAGGTCATGTCAATTGGGAGAAATTTTGAAAATGCTTTCTTAAAAGCCCTCCGCTCCCTTGAAATTGATTTGGACGATCTACATCAAAGCATTCAAGAAGTAGACAAAGAACTTAGACAAGAAGAGATTTTAAAGCAACTCGGAAAACAAACCGATGAAAGGATGTTCTGGCTATTACAAGCCATTAGAAAGCAAATTTCATTACAAGATATACACGATTTGACTTCAATTGATATGTTCTTTTTACAAAAGTTAAAAAACATCGTGTCTTACGAATTGGAATTCTCCCAGTTAGAGAGTCAATTCAAAGCAGAATCAGATGAAAAAAATGTTGAAGAAATAGAAGAAAAGTTGGTAGAAAAAAAGATTTCGAGCTCGAACCAGCAGCTACAACTCCTATCAGAAGCCAAGGAAGCTGGACTTTCAGATACCATGATCAGCGCAAGTACAGGTTTAACTGAAGAACAGATTAAAAATATCAGGTTGCAACACAATATTACACCTGCATATAAAATGGTGGACACTTGTGCAGGAGAGTTTGAAGCCAATACCCCTTATTACTACTCGGCTTATAATGAAGAAAATGAAGCTATACCTCCTTCTGAACCGACCCACGACAAACGAGTACTGGTCTTAGGAGCAGGCCCTATCCGAATCGGCCAGGGTGTAGAATTTGATTACTGTTCCGTTCATTCCGTCATGGCCTTAAAGGATTTGGGTTACGAATCCCTTATCATCAATAATAACCCGGAAACAGTCAGTACTGATTTCAATATTTCAGATAGACTTTACTTTGAACCCTTGTTCACTGAAGATGTAAATAGCGTCATTGCCCAGGAAAAGCCCCAGGGAGTTATCACCCAATTTGGAGGTCAAACAGCAGTTAATCTGGCTAGACCTTTAGCAAATGACGGTGCTGAAGTTTTAGGAACAAGTGTTTCAGATATGGATAGGGCAGAAAACAGAGATAAATTTGATCAGCTTCTGAATAAACTGGGAATTGACCGACCTAAAGGTAAAACGGCAACTTCTACCAAAGAAGCAAAAGAAATAGCTGATGAACTAGGATATCCCCTAGTAGTAAGGCCTTCTTATGTCCTGGGTGGTCGAGCCATGGAAGTGGTTTACACCCCCGAAGATCTGGAAACTTATATGACCTGGGCTGTAGAAGTTTCACCAGAGTATCCAGTGTTAATAGATCAATTCCTCCAAGGCATGGAAATTGAAATCGATGCTGTGTGTGACGGTCAAGACGTAATCATCCCAGGTATCATGGAACATATCGAGCGTGCAGGTGTACACTCCGGTGACAGTATGGCCATGTTCCCTGCCAAGTCCCTGGATGAGATCACTCGGGATAAAATCGTCAGCTACACCGAAGCTCTAGCAAAAGGATTGAATATTAAAGGAATTATTAACATTCAATATGTGGTATACAACGGAAAAGTTTACGTCATCGAAGTAAACCCCAGAGCCTCCAGAACTGTCCCCTTTATCAGCAAAATCACGGGAATACCCATGGTTAAAATAGCTACCAAGGCCATGATGGGACAAAGTTTCCAAGATCAAGGCTATAAACCCGGCTTAATGCCTGAACCTGATTACTATGCAGTGAAAGCTCCTGTATTTTCCTTTGCCAAGCTAACCAGAGTTGATACCAGCCTGGGACCTGAAATGAAATCTACTGGTGAAGTTATGGGAATTGACTACGATTTGAACACCGCATTGTATAAAGCCATGCTGGCCAGTGGATTCAGTATCAACCTGAACGGCGGTGTCTTAGTAACAGTAGCCGATCGAGATAAAGAAGCAGTTCGTCCCCTAGTAGAGAGATTTCAAAAGCTGGGCTTAAAAATCTTTGCCACTTCTGGAACTGCAGAGTTTTTACGCAACCAGGGAATAGATGTAGAACAGGTTCCCAAAATAGTTGATGAAAGCCCCAATATTATTGACTTAATTAGAGAAGGACAAATAAACTACGTAATCAACACCTTTACAATCGGCAAAGAACCAGCCAGGGATGGTTTTAAAATCAGAAGGGCAGCTGTGGAAAACGGAATTCCCTGTCTCACCTCCCTGGATACAGCCAGTGCGCTATTGACAGCCATGGAATCCCTGGATAGAGGCGAATCTAAACAAGTTAAGTCCCTGCAAGATTATCTAAAAGAATTATCTAACTAA
- a CDS encoding methyl-accepting chemotaxis protein yields the protein MIIWRRVWEEKDKVIDTDDHYLGSLYLEELDWVLFYDVPHEAVLGDVEFTQAVIMTALILTVLIALIMSYFVNRVAGKPIAELTELISRLGDYDFTYNDDAESMKYLKRGDEIGDITRAVTGMRQNVAELLQGIEQKSEQVASSSQELTANSSENTNAANEVSRAVEDIASGASNQAESTEQASASTEELGKIVEKEQAHVRQLNEVVEEVTELKNQGSQAVEQLTSKTEESNSSAQNIARIINETKNSADNIEKASNTIRDIAEQTNLLALNASIEAARAGEAGSGFSVVANEIRNLAENSNKYSEEISQIVADLMDKSNTAVKTMDEVSGTVKEQTEYVKAADAKFEGIAEGIEKVRQVVESLNETGSQMQEKKQEIIDTLQSLSAIAQENSSSTEEISSSVEEQTASMEEIARSSEHLSKLAQEMQEEASKFKY from the coding sequence ATGATTATTTGGAGAAGAGTATGGGAAGAAAAAGACAAGGTCATTGACACAGATGATCATTATCTAGGCAGTTTGTATCTTGAAGAATTGGACTGGGTTTTATTTTATGATGTTCCCCATGAAGCTGTTTTAGGGGATGTTGAGTTCACTCAGGCCGTAATAATGACTGCTCTGATATTAACAGTACTAATAGCTTTAATAATGTCTTATTTTGTCAATAGGGTAGCTGGAAAACCAATTGCAGAACTTACAGAGCTTATTAGCCGATTAGGTGACTATGATTTCACCTATAATGATGATGCTGAATCAATGAAATATCTAAAGAGAGGCGACGAGATTGGCGATATAACCAGAGCCGTGACAGGTATGCGACAAAATGTAGCAGAATTACTTCAGGGAATTGAACAAAAATCAGAACAAGTGGCTTCTTCCTCTCAAGAATTAACTGCTAACAGCTCAGAAAATACCAATGCTGCCAATGAAGTTTCCCGGGCAGTTGAAGATATTGCCAGTGGAGCAAGTAATCAGGCTGAAAGTACAGAACAGGCTTCGGCCAGTACTGAGGAATTGGGCAAAATTGTGGAGAAAGAACAAGCCCATGTCAGGCAGTTAAATGAAGTTGTTGAAGAAGTAACTGAATTGAAAAATCAGGGTTCACAAGCCGTTGAACAGTTGACAAGCAAGACTGAAGAGAGTAATTCTTCAGCACAAAACATAGCTAGAATCATCAATGAAACTAAAAATAGCGCCGATAACATTGAAAAAGCCAGTAATACCATTAGAGATATTGCAGAACAGACCAATTTACTGGCATTAAATGCCAGTATTGAAGCAGCCAGGGCGGGTGAAGCAGGATCAGGTTTTTCCGTGGTGGCCAATGAAATCAGGAACCTGGCGGAGAACTCCAATAAATATTCAGAGGAGATTTCACAAATAGTTGCCGATTTAATGGATAAATCTAATACTGCCGTTAAAACAATGGATGAAGTTAGTGGAACAGTCAAAGAACAGACCGAATACGTGAAAGCAGCCGATGCAAAATTTGAAGGAATTGCAGAGGGTATCGAAAAGGTTAGACAAGTTGTTGAAAGTTTAAATGAAACCGGGTCACAGATGCAGGAAAAGAAACAAGAAATCATAGATACTCTTCAGAGTTTATCGGCTATAGCTCAGGAGAATTCCTCCAGTACTGAAGAGATATCTTCATCGGTTGAGGAACAGACGGCGTCCATGGAAGAAATAGCTCGTTCTAGTGAGCATTTATCCAAGTTAGCCCAGGAAATGCAAGAAGAAGCCTCTAAATTTAAATACTAA
- a CDS encoding cache domain-containing protein, translating into MLKKLKLSHKLFMMFIIGIMIPIIGLSFVVVTNTLPSLRGYVRGEIESQVHLANEEIMEVVDETAILVESLANSQTEIDYDEQELRNMYSNILDMDNYEHIMNVYVGSEDGEMLIEPEQDLGEDYDPRERVWYEGAMQDGETFITEPYEDAGSGDYTVTVSYPLEDSVVGADINLGFLSEYIREISEEYVGSVYIVDRGGTIAAGTEGESNNDRIETLVDDYLEKSMGRKRQGH; encoded by the coding sequence GTGTTAAAAAAGTTGAAACTTAGTCATAAGTTGTTTATGATGTTTATTATAGGGATTATGATTCCTATAATAGGTCTATCTTTTGTAGTTGTGACTAATACACTTCCATCTTTGAGAGGGTATGTTAGAGGTGAAATAGAAAGTCAAGTTCATTTAGCAAATGAAGAAATAATGGAAGTAGTTGATGAAACAGCAATTTTGGTAGAAAGTCTTGCCAACTCACAAACAGAAATAGATTATGATGAACAAGAATTAAGAAATATGTATAGCAATATTTTGGATATGGATAATTATGAACATATTATGAATGTTTATGTAGGATCAGAAGATGGGGAAATGTTAATAGAACCAGAACAGGATTTAGGAGAAGATTACGACCCAAGAGAAAGGGTCTGGTACGAAGGGGCTATGCAAGATGGTGAAACTTTCATAACAGAACCATATGAAGATGCTGGAAGTGGAGACTATACCGTGACAGTGTCATATCCTTTAGAAGACAGTGTTGTAGGAGCTGATATTAATTTAGGATTTTTATCTGAGTACATACGTGAAATCAGTGAAGAGTATGTTGGCTCTGTATATATTGTTGATAGAGGTGGAACTATAGCTGCTGGTACAGAAGGAGAATCTAATAATGATAGAATAGAGACGTTAGTTGATGATTATTTGGAGAAGAGTATGGGAAGAAAAAGACAAGGTCATTGA